A window of the Lactuca sativa cultivar Salinas chromosome 5, Lsat_Salinas_v11, whole genome shotgun sequence genome harbors these coding sequences:
- the LOC111896226 gene encoding FHA domain-containing protein DDL yields MGRNSSDHSESPVRNHRSSHRSPSRRERSGRSPGRDRASRHHPNPPPTHSPSREKPSSHTRSSKQTPASPVRANSRSPSPRSKRLRRDRSNNKDDKPSERGHGKTRSPASHESRSPSPRTRRLRRAQADKTDEMKGRGHVSGSDKVTHKERDSDGNGNGSSKSRHGGEGHRSRHKSDSPPRGARDEGNNSRGDDHQNGNDDDSVAQMKAAEEALATKEKQKPSFELSGKLAAETNRVKGVTLLFTEPPDARKPEIRWRLYVFKGGEVLNEPLYVHRQTCYLFGRERRVADIPTDHPSCSKQHAVLQYRQVEVEQPDGMLAMKIRPYIMDLGSTNGTFINDNRIEAERYYELMEKDTIKFGNSSREYVLLHENSA; encoded by the exons ATGGGGCGTAATTCCTCTGATCATTCAGAATCTCCTGTTAGGAATCACAGGTCTTCTCATAGGAGCCCTTCAAGGAGAGAAAGATCAGGAAGATCACCAGGTAGAGATAGGGCTTCAAGACACCACCCAAATCCTCCTCCTACTCATTCACCATCGAGAGAGAAACCTTCAAGCCACACAAGATCCTCAAAGCAGACACCTGCATCTCCTGTAAGAGCAAACTCAAGATCACCATCACCAAGGAGTAAAAGGTTAAGAAGAGATCGATCTAACAATAAGGATGATAAACCAAGTGAAAGAGGACATGGTAAAACCAGGTCACCTGCATCACATGAATCTCGATCACCATCACCACGAACCAGAAGGTTGAGAAGAGCCCAAGCTGATAAAACTGATGAAATGAAAGGCAGAGGACATGTTAGTGGAAGTGACAAGGTTACACATAAAGAGAGGGATTCAGATGGCAATGGAAACGGATCCTCCAAATCCAGACATGGGGGAGAAGGTCACAGGAGTAGACACAAATCTGATTCGCCTCCTAGAGGAGCACGTGATGAG GGAAATAACTCAAGAGGTGATGATCATCA GAATGGCAATGATGATGATTCAGTAGCACAAATGAAGGCTGCTGAAGAGGCACTTGCAACTAAGGAAAAG CAAAAGCCTTCTTTTGAGTTGTCTGGAAAACTTGCAGCTGAGACAAATCGAGTCAAGG GTGTGACACTGTTGTTTACTGAGCCACCAGATGCAAGGAAACCAGAAATAAGATGGAGGCTTTATGTTTTCAAGGGTGGTGAAGTGCTTAATG aGCCTTTGTATGTGCATCGTCAAACCTGCTATCTATTTGGGAGAGAAAGAAGGGTAGCAGACATCCCTACAGACCATCCATCATGCAGCAAACAGCATGCTGTCCTTCAGTATCG GCAAGTTGAGGTGGAGCAACCTGATGGCATGCTAGCCATGAAAATAAG GCCTTACATAATGGACTTGGGGAGCACGAATGGGACTTTCATAAAt GATAATCGTATTGAAGCTGAACGATATTATGAACTCATGGAAAAAGACACCATTAAGTTTGGGAATAGCAG CCGAGAGTATGTACTTTTGCATGAGAATTCCGCGTAG